From Paenibacillus sp. PL2-23:
TCCGCCAAAGGACGGGGCAGCCGTTTACGCTTGCACAGCTTCATTATTAGTCCTCCTCCAGACCCCCCATGGCTTCCTCCAGCTTCTCCATCGTCGCGATGATCCGGTAGTTGCCCCGGAGCGGCACATAGCCCAGCTTACGATTGATGCCCAGCATCGGCTCGTTCAAGGAGTCGTTGTCGGTGCGGATATAATCCGCGCCTCGCGACTTGCCGTTCCGGATCGTCTGCTGCTTCAGCGCCAACGCGATCCCTCTGCCCCGGTACTCGCGGTCGACGCAGGTGTATTCATGGTACATCCCGTTAGTCGCGGCGATGTGGATGACGTTCGCCAAGCCGACGAACCGGTCTCCATCCGCAGCGATGAGGACAAGCTCGGGCGTGAAGCCGTCTACATGGAGATACCATTTCTTCCATTGGGTAAAGTCCGGCACATCGCCAAGGAAGCCCGGAATGTCGCGCATCGTGGCCGTCGACAGCTCGTAGAGCCTGCGCTCCGTTTCTTCGCCTGGCTCGTCAGCGAGAGAGAAGAACCGCAGACCGCCGGCCCTCAGCGCCTCATGGGGATTGCAGGCGTCGTCCACTGTCACGGCATCTCGTAAGGTTAACAGAGATTGAAAGGATTGTCGCTCCACGAGAAAGCCTCTTCGGACCGCAAAACGAAGCGAGTCCTCGTCGTCGTCCCACACCTCAGTCAGCAAGGCGGAGGCCCCAAGACTTCTGCCCCATTCGTATGCATGGCGGAGCAAGGCCGCTCCGACGCCTCGACCTTTGTATGGCCGGCTGACCACCAAATTCAAGCATACATAGCCAGGCTCCGTCCATGGCGCGCGCCATGGCCAGACGAAGCCGATGATGTCATCCTCTTCGGTCACAGCCACACACCGGCTCCGATCGTACCCCATCAACAAGCCCTGCTCGTTCTTCCATGTGTGCCCCACCTCGTACAGCTTCTTATCGTCCGCCTCCAGCCGTTCAGCGGAAGTTGGTTCAGCCAGATGCTCATTCAGCAGCTCAGCGACTGCGGCATAATCATCCGGCAAGCGCAAGCCTCGTAATTGAAAGCTCATGTGTTCCACCGTCCTTCGTTCGATTTGCCTCATTATGGCACGGACACACCTGCCATCGGTAGGTAATTCTTGCTTTAAAAAATTGTTGGCGAATTTTTACAAAACATTATCCCGAGAATGTTCCGACTTTTGCTAGAATGAGGACGAATCTAATAGAGATGGGAGGGTGCGAAGGCAGAGGTTTAACCGAGTAAAAAAGAAAGAAGAAGCTGGCACCATAATTTGGATGGAGGGAAATCGAAGAGATGATTAGAAATCCACGCTTTATTAAGGTATTGCTGTCCGTCGCGTTAGCATTCAGCCTGCTGCCCGTTGGACATGCCTCCGTACTGGCAGAGGGACCGGCCGATCCGGCGCCTGTGCTTCAGCCGGTTGGTACGCCGAATGGAAAGTCTATCTTGTTCGACAACTCTCATGGGCAGACAGCAGGCGCGGCAGACTGGGTCATTGACGGGGCGTTCTCCGCTTTCGGCGGCGCTTTGGCATCCGCAGGGTATTATGTGAAGGAGCATCGCAAGGCGGGACCATTGGTCAGCGGCGATCTGGCTGGCTACGACGTATTTGTAATACCTGAAGCGAATATTCCATTCAAAACAAGCGAGCAGCAGGTGCTGGCCGATTACGTAGAGGACGGCGGCAGCATCTTCTTCATCGCCGATCATTATAATGCAGACCGCAACAAAAACCGCTGGGACTCATCCGAAATATTCAACGGCTACCGCCGCGGCGCGTGGGCTAACCCTGCGGCTGGCATGAGCACGGAGGAGGCTTCCTCCTCGGCTATGCAAGGCGTGGCAAGCTCGGATTGGCTGTCGGAGGAGTTCGGCATGCGAATTCGCTACAATGCGCTTGGCAATGTCAACTCCGGCACGATTGTCGCACCATCGCAAGCCTTCGGCATTACCTCCGGCGTTGGCACGGTGACGATGCATGCCGGCTCGACAATTGCGATTACGGACCCTAACAAAGCCAAGGGCATCGTCTATATGCAGACGACGAACGCGGCCTGGCCATATGCTGTAGACCAAGGCGTCTACAATGGCGGCGGCATAGCGGAAGGTCCGTATGCGGCAGTCGCGAAGAAGGGCCTCGGCAAGGTTGCTGTCATTGGCGATTCCTCGCCGGTTGAGGATATCTCGCCGAAATACAAGCGCGAGGAGACAGGCGGCACCAAAACGACTTATGACGGCTGGTACGAGATGGACAACGATGTGCTGCTGACGAACATCATGAACTGGCTGGCGACACCGGAGTCCTACACAGATTTGACGCAAGTATCAGGCTTGACGCTGGACAGCCCAACAGCGCTGCTGGCTATGGAGAATCCGCAGACCTCGACGGAGCCGCAGGCGGAGCCCTGGTCTGCTCCGGCAGCCGGCTACAAATGGTGGGATCCGTCCACCTTCAAGGAAGGCTCCTACGGCCATACGGGAACGGTAACGCCTCCGCCGCCAGGCGATGCGACAGAGACGTTCGAGACTGGCGTCAAAGGCTCCTACACGATTGGAACAGTTCAGCTGGAGAGCGGCTCCTGGACATTCGACAACGCTTTGCTCGGTGATATGACAACCGATAAGAAGCTGGGGACCAAGGCGGCTCGCGTAAGGGCGGCTGGCTCTATCGCGATGAACTTCGATATTACGGGCGGTGTGCAGAGCGTGAAGGTGCAGCATGCCCACTTTGGCTCCGACACCGGAGCGACGTGGAAGCTTCAGAAGTCCGTGAACGGCGGATCAACGTGGACGGATGTCAGCGGCACGTTCGCAAGCGGCTCGGCTCTTGCCGAGCAGACGATTGCGGTGAACGAAAGCGGCAATGTTCGGTTCAAGCTTGTGGTGGGCGGCACGTCTGGCAAACGTCTGAACTTTGATCAGTTCGACATTATCCAGCAGCCGTCGGAGGTGCTGATTGAGGAGTTCGAGACGGGCAGCAAGGGGGCGTACGCGGTTGGAACGGTTCAGCTTGCAAGCGGCTCTTGGACGTTCGACAACGCTTTGCTTGGCGATTTGACAACAGACAAGAAGACGGGAGCCAAGGCGGCCCGTGTACGGTCAGTTGGCTCCATTGCGATGAACTTCGATATTGCCGGCGGAGTAACCAGCGTGAAGGTACAGCATGCTCACTTTGGCTCCGACAGCGGGGCGACATGGAAGCTGCAGAAATCCGTGAACGGAGGCTCGACTTGGACGGACGTGAGCAGCTCGTACGCTAGCGGCTCTGCCCTGACGGAGCAGACGATTGCGGTGAACGAAAGCGGCAGCGTAAGATTTAAGCTTGTGGTGAGCGGCACCTCGGGCATGCGCCTGAACTTCGAAGGCTTTAAGGTTCTGCGCTAGGGAATGACAAGAGGAGCAAGGCGTCCCGGACGCCTTGCTCCTCTTCGTTGCTGCTGCACTTCATCTGCTTAAGTGGCGACAGCGTTATAGGTCATAATCCAGATCGAGCCCGCGACGATCGTCACCATAATGACGAGACCGAAGATCAAGGAGATCAGGTTGTAGCGCGGCTTCTTCTCTTCCCGGAGATGCATGAAGAAGAGGAGCTGAACCGCGAACTGCAGAATCGCCATGACGAGGATGAGCACCGTCGTTACCTGCTTGCTGAACATGCCGTTCATAACCGCGACAAGCGGAATGATCGTCAGCACGATCGACAGTACGAAGCCGATGACATACGATTTGAGCGAGCCGTGGCTTTCGTGGCCATCATGCCCATGTCCATGACCGGAGGAAGCATTGTGGTTCGCCATTCTACATCACCCCCATCAAGTAAACAATCGTGAAGACGAAGATCCATACGACGTCAAGGAAATGCCAGTACAAGCTGATGATATTGACCTTGCGCTTCGTTACGGGAGTAATGCCCCGGCGGCGCAGCTGAAGGATCAGCGCAGTCATCCATACCAGACCAACCGTCACGTGCAGCCCGTGCGTACCGACCAGGGTGAAGAAGGCGGACCAATATGCGCTTGTGCCGATCGTGGCTCCCTCGTGCACAAGATGAATGAACTCCGTTACCTCCAGATAGATAAAGGACGCGCCGAGCAGAGCTGTAATGATCAGCCACAGAATAAGGCCCTTCTTGTTGCCGCGGTTCATCTCCAGCAGCGCGACGCCGCTCGTGAAGCTGGACGTGAGCAGGATAAACGTCGAGGCGATAATGCCCGGCAGCTCGATCAGCTCTGCGCCGGTAGGACCGCCTGCTGTATTCAGGCGCAGGACCATAAAGGTTGCGAACAGCGTACCGAACAGAATAACGTCGGTGATCAGGAAGAGCCAGAAGCCGAACGTCTTCATCTCTTCCTGGTCATGATGGTCATGGCCATGATGGCCGTCGTGCGAGCCGTGCGCGGAGTGCCCGTGCGCGCCGGCATGCGATTGGTATGCGTGTGCCATTAATGAGCCCCCCTTGCCGCGGCCTCTGTCCGCTTCACTTCGTCGACAGGTATATAATAGTCCGTATCATAGCTGAAGGATCTGGCCAGCATGCTGATGATGACGCCCGCGAGTCCGACGACGATCATCCACTTCCAATCCCAGACGAAGCCGAAGCCGGCTACGAACCAGGAGAAGGACATGATGAACGGAATGCCGGAGTTGCGCGGCATATGAATCGGCTCCAGCGGCGCCTGATCGGCTGCCGCAACCTCTGGAAGCTCCGCTTCGCCTCTGGCGCGGCGCTGCTTCTTCTCCCACCAGTCGTCTTGGCTCGTCACCTGAGGCAGACGGGCGAAGTTGTACAGAGGTGCGGGAGAAGGAATCGACCACTCCAGCGTGCGGCCGTCCCATGCGTCGCCGGAGGTTTCCTTCTTCAGGAACTTGATGCTGTGGGCGATTTGCCACACCTGGAATATAAAAGCCAGACCCATCAAGAAAGCCCCTACCGTCGACACAACGTTGAGCGGCTGCCAGCCCATGTCGAAGTTGTATTCGTTGAAGCGGCGCGTCATGCCCATGAGACCAAGCGCGTATTGCGGCATGAAGCAGACATAGAAGCCGATATTCCACAACCAGAATGCCCATTTGCCAAGACCCTCATGCAGGCGGAAGCCGAACATCTTCGGCCACCAATAATACAGTCCGGCGAAATAGCCGAATACCACGCCGCCGATCAGCACCTGATGGAAGTGGGCAATCAGGAAGTAGCTGTTGTGGAACTGGAAGTCCGCAGGTGCGACGGACAGCATAACGCCCGTCATACCTCCGACGACGAAGCACGGTATGAAAGCAATCGTCCAAAGCATCGGAGTAGGGAACGAAAGCTTGCCTCGATACATCGTGAACAGCCAGTTGAACACCTTGACGCCGGTCGGAATTGCGATCAGCATCGTGGTGACGGCGAAAAACGCGTTGACGTTCGCGCCCGAGCCCATTGTGAAGAAGTGATGCGCCCATGTGAAGAACGAGAAGAAGCTGATGGACATAAGCGCGAACACCATGGATTTGTAGCCGAACAGCCTTTTCTTCGAGAAGGTGGAGACGATCTCGGAGAATATGCCGAAGGCCGGCAGAATGACGATATACACCTCGGGATGTCCCCACATCCAGATGAGGTTAATATACATCATGGGATTGCCGCCGCCGTCAAGCGTGAAGAAATGCGCGCCAAGGTAGCGGTCCAGGAATAGCAGGAACAGGGTTACGGTCAAAATAGGAAAAGCGAACATAATCGTCACGCAGGAAGACAGCACGGACCAGGTGAACATCGGCATCTGCATGAGCTTCATGCCCGGCGCGCGCATCTTCAGAATCGT
This genomic window contains:
- a CDS encoding GNAT family N-acetyltransferase, whose translation is MSFQLRGLRLPDDYAAVAELLNEHLAEPTSAERLEADDKKLYEVGHTWKNEQGLLMGYDRSRCVAVTEEDDIIGFVWPWRAPWTEPGYVCLNLVVSRPYKGRGVGAALLRHAYEWGRSLGASALLTEVWDDDEDSLRFAVRRGFLVERQSFQSLLTLRDAVTVDDACNPHEALRAGGLRFFSLADEPGEETERRLYELSTATMRDIPGFLGDVPDFTQWKKWYLHVDGFTPELVLIAADGDRFVGLANVIHIAATNGMYHEYTCVDREYRGRGIALALKQQTIRNGKSRGADYIRTDNDSLNEPMLGINRKLGYVPLRGNYRIIATMEKLEEAMGGLEED
- a CDS encoding Ig domain protein group 2 domain protein, which encodes MIRNPRFIKVLLSVALAFSLLPVGHASVLAEGPADPAPVLQPVGTPNGKSILFDNSHGQTAGAADWVIDGAFSAFGGALASAGYYVKEHRKAGPLVSGDLAGYDVFVIPEANIPFKTSEQQVLADYVEDGGSIFFIADHYNADRNKNRWDSSEIFNGYRRGAWANPAAGMSTEEASSSAMQGVASSDWLSEEFGMRIRYNALGNVNSGTIVAPSQAFGITSGVGTVTMHAGSTIAITDPNKAKGIVYMQTTNAAWPYAVDQGVYNGGGIAEGPYAAVAKKGLGKVAVIGDSSPVEDISPKYKREETGGTKTTYDGWYEMDNDVLLTNIMNWLATPESYTDLTQVSGLTLDSPTALLAMENPQTSTEPQAEPWSAPAAGYKWWDPSTFKEGSYGHTGTVTPPPPGDATETFETGVKGSYTIGTVQLESGSWTFDNALLGDMTTDKKLGTKAARVRAAGSIAMNFDITGGVQSVKVQHAHFGSDTGATWKLQKSVNGGSTWTDVSGTFASGSALAEQTIAVNESGNVRFKLVVGGTSGKRLNFDQFDIIQQPSEVLIEEFETGSKGAYAVGTVQLASGSWTFDNALLGDLTTDKKTGAKAARVRSVGSIAMNFDIAGGVTSVKVQHAHFGSDSGATWKLQKSVNGGSTWTDVSSSYASGSALTEQTIAVNESGSVRFKLVVSGTSGMRLNFEGFKVLR
- the cyoD gene encoding cytochrome o ubiquinol oxidase subunit IV, which translates into the protein MANHNASSGHGHGHDGHESHGSLKSYVIGFVLSIVLTIIPLVAVMNGMFSKQVTTVLILVMAILQFAVQLLFFMHLREEKKPRYNLISLIFGLVIMVTIVAGSIWIMTYNAVAT
- the cyoC gene encoding cytochrome o ubiquinol oxidase subunit III, which translates into the protein MAHAYQSHAGAHGHSAHGSHDGHHGHDHHDQEEMKTFGFWLFLITDVILFGTLFATFMVLRLNTAGGPTGAELIELPGIIASTFILLTSSFTSGVALLEMNRGNKKGLILWLIITALLGASFIYLEVTEFIHLVHEGATIGTSAYWSAFFTLVGTHGLHVTVGLVWMTALILQLRRRGITPVTKRKVNIISLYWHFLDVVWIFVFTIVYLMGVM
- a CDS encoding cbb3-type cytochrome c oxidase subunit I; protein product: MWDKIKDFASEFFVTGDPLILGAQVSIGLTLIAIIFTLTYFKKWRWLWTEWLTSVDHKKIGIMYIIASILMLFRGGVDALLMRVQLAAPELEFLHADHYNAIFTTHGVIMILFMAMPLMFGLFNIVVPLQIGARDVAFPFLNSLSFWMFFFGAMLFNVSFIIGGSPDAGWLAYPPLSGLLGSPGVGQDFYIWGIQISGIGSLATGINFVVTILKMRAPGMKLMQMPMFTWSVLSSCVTIMFAFPILTVTLFLLFLDRYLGAHFFTLDGGGNPMMYINLIWMWGHPEVYIVILPAFGIFSEIVSTFSKKRLFGYKSMVFALMSISFFSFFTWAHHFFTMGSGANVNAFFAVTTMLIAIPTGVKVFNWLFTMYRGKLSFPTPMLWTIAFIPCFVVGGMTGVMLSVAPADFQFHNSYFLIAHFHQVLIGGVVFGYFAGLYYWWPKMFGFRLHEGLGKWAFWLWNIGFYVCFMPQYALGLMGMTRRFNEYNFDMGWQPLNVVSTVGAFLMGLAFIFQVWQIAHSIKFLKKETSGDAWDGRTLEWSIPSPAPLYNFARLPQVTSQDDWWEKKQRRARGEAELPEVAAADQAPLEPIHMPRNSGIPFIMSFSWFVAGFGFVWDWKWMIVVGLAGVIISMLARSFSYDTDYYIPVDEVKRTEAAARGAH